A single window of [Clostridium] hylemonae DSM 15053 DNA harbors:
- a CDS encoding shikimate dehydrogenase, with amino-acid sequence MEKRISGHTGLMALFGTPVGHSGSPAMYNFSFQHDGLDYAYMAFDVNVEQMPKVFEAIRLLNMRGGNFTMPCKNVAAKLVDKLSPAAEIIGACNVFVNDDGVITGHVTDGVGFVKNLELNGVDVKGKKTVILGAGGAATAIQVQLALDGAKEVKIFNPKDDFFARAEGTKAKLADRCPQCVVTVEDLDDKEKLAEAVNNCDIVINATIMGMKPYDDVSLIDKSLYRKDLIVADTVYSPEKTKMILEAEEAGCKAVGGKGMLEQQGAVNYELFVGRKMPLEEYQKFQKENK; translated from the coding sequence ATGGAAAAGAGAATATCAGGACATACAGGTTTAATGGCGCTGTTTGGGACACCGGTGGGGCACTCAGGCTCCCCGGCCATGTATAACTTCAGCTTTCAGCATGACGGCCTGGATTATGCTTATATGGCATTTGACGTAAATGTGGAGCAGATGCCGAAAGTATTCGAGGCGATACGCCTTTTGAATATGCGGGGCGGAAACTTTACGATGCCCTGTAAGAATGTGGCGGCCAAGCTCGTAGATAAGCTGTCCCCGGCGGCAGAGATCATCGGCGCGTGCAACGTGTTCGTCAACGATGACGGCGTGATCACAGGACATGTCACAGACGGCGTCGGGTTTGTGAAAAATCTGGAGCTCAACGGAGTCGATGTGAAGGGTAAGAAAACAGTCATACTCGGAGCCGGCGGAGCAGCCACCGCCATTCAGGTCCAGCTGGCCCTCGACGGCGCAAAGGAAGTGAAGATATTCAATCCTAAAGATGATTTCTTCGCGAGAGCAGAAGGGACAAAGGCAAAGCTGGCTGACAGATGCCCACAGTGTGTTGTGACGGTAGAAGACCTGGATGACAAAGAGAAGCTGGCAGAGGCAGTGAATAACTGTGATATCGTGATCAATGCGACGATCATGGGGATGAAACCGTATGATGATGTGTCGCTTATCGACAAGTCTTTGTACCGCAAAGACCTGATCGTGGCGGATACCGTGTACAGCCCGGAAAAGACAAAGATGATTCTTGAGGCGGAAGAGGCCGGCTGCAAAGCGGTCGGCGGAAAAGGAATGCTTGAACAGCAGGGAGCCGTGAACTATGAATTATTTGTGGGCAGGAAAATGCCTCTTGAGGAGTATCAGAAGTTCCAGAAAGAAAATAAATAA
- a CDS encoding FAD-dependent oxidoreductase, translating to MKFDNMFSPIQIGPMTVKNRFVVPPMGNNFANTDGTWSEQSAAYYAERAKGQFGLITIEATVVHEGAKGGPRKPCLYNDNSIESLKKIVDACHAEGAKVSVQLQNAGPEGNAKNAGAPIQAATAIPSTFGRDTPEEVPAAQVYELVKGYGEAARRAMQAGADAVEIHMAHGYLVNSFISQRTNKRVDEFGGSFENRMRFPRLIIEEVKKNVGDKVAILARINSADEVPGGVDVHDSAAIAAYLEECGVQCLHVSRAVHIKDEYMWAPTTIHAGFSAELVTEIKKAVSIPVITVGRYTEPQFAELLVKEGRTDLVAFGRQSLADPHMPEKAMQERLEDMIPCIACLQGCVANMYKGEPICCLTNPFLGHEAEGYPKAEQAKKVMVIGGGVAGLCAAFICAERGHEVTLYESTGKLGGNMRLAAYPPGKGDITGMIRSYIVRCEKAGVKVKMNTAADMDTVKEEKPDAVIVATGSKTLILPIEGIDDPAIIHGSDLLEGRRQAGEKVLVVGGGMVGCEIAAFLGEQQHKVSIIEFRDSMGADMITEHRKYVMKDFEEYKIEQIVNAKVCKFYEDGVEYESPDGVRHEVRGFDSVILSMGFRNYNPFAEQLEELGQEVYVVGDATRARRALDATKEAYAAAMQI from the coding sequence ATGAAATTTGACAATATGTTTTCACCAATACAGATTGGTCCTATGACTGTAAAGAACCGTTTTGTAGTCCCGCCGATGGGAAATAATTTCGCCAACACAGACGGCACGTGGAGTGAACAGTCCGCCGCCTATTACGCAGAGCGGGCAAAAGGGCAGTTCGGCCTCATCACGATAGAAGCTACGGTCGTCCACGAGGGAGCCAAAGGCGGACCGAGAAAGCCTTGTCTTTACAATGACAACAGTATTGAGAGTCTGAAGAAGATCGTGGATGCCTGTCACGCAGAAGGAGCAAAAGTGTCTGTACAGCTCCAGAACGCGGGGCCGGAAGGAAACGCAAAGAATGCGGGCGCACCGATCCAGGCGGCAACGGCGATCCCGTCGACATTCGGGCGGGACACACCGGAGGAAGTGCCGGCTGCTCAGGTATATGAACTCGTAAAAGGATACGGGGAAGCTGCGAGACGCGCGATGCAGGCAGGGGCCGACGCAGTGGAGATCCATATGGCGCATGGATATCTTGTGAATTCCTTTATCTCCCAGAGGACAAATAAACGGGTAGATGAGTTTGGCGGAAGCTTTGAGAACAGGATGCGGTTCCCGCGCCTTATCATTGAAGAAGTGAAGAAAAATGTAGGGGATAAAGTGGCCATACTTGCCCGCATCAACAGCGCGGACGAGGTGCCCGGCGGTGTGGATGTACACGACAGCGCGGCGATAGCGGCCTATCTGGAGGAATGCGGCGTACAGTGTCTTCATGTTTCCCGCGCGGTACATATCAAAGATGAGTACATGTGGGCGCCCACCACGATACACGCCGGTTTTTCGGCAGAGCTGGTGACAGAGATAAAAAAAGCGGTCTCCATACCGGTCATTACGGTAGGACGCTATACAGAGCCCCAGTTTGCAGAACTGCTCGTGAAGGAAGGACGCACCGATCTGGTTGCCTTTGGCCGTCAGTCACTGGCAGACCCGCATATGCCGGAGAAGGCAATGCAGGAGCGTCTGGAAGACATGATCCCTTGTATCGCCTGTCTTCAGGGCTGCGTTGCAAATATGTACAAAGGGGAGCCTATCTGCTGTCTGACAAATCCGTTCCTCGGACATGAGGCGGAAGGTTATCCGAAGGCAGAACAGGCTAAGAAGGTCATGGTGATCGGCGGCGGTGTTGCAGGCTTATGCGCGGCATTTATCTGTGCGGAGAGAGGCCATGAAGTTACCTTGTACGAAAGCACGGGCAAGCTGGGCGGCAATATGAGACTTGCTGCTTATCCGCCGGGAAAAGGCGATATCACAGGCATGATCAGAAGCTATATCGTAAGATGTGAAAAGGCCGGCGTAAAAGTGAAAATGAATACGGCTGCCGACATGGACACAGTGAAGGAAGAAAAGCCGGACGCAGTCATTGTGGCGACCGGATCCAAAACATTGATCCTTCCGATAGAAGGTATTGATGATCCTGCCATCATCCATGGTTCCGATCTGTTGGAAGGCAGACGTCAGGCGGGAGAAAAGGTACTCGTTGTGGGCGGCGGAATGGTCGGCTGTGAGATCGCGGCATTTCTCGGTGAACAGCAGCACAAGGTGAGCATTATCGAGTTCCGGGATTCCATGGGCGCGGATATGATCACAGAACACAGAAAGTATGTGATGAAAGACTTTGAGGAATACAAGATAGAGCAGATCGTCAACGCAAAAGTGTGCAAGTTCTATGAAGACGGCGTGGAATACGAATCACCGGACGGAGTAAGACATGAAGTGAGAGGATTTGATTCGGTCATCCTTTCCATGGGATTCAGAAATTACAATCCGTTTGCGGAGCAGCTTGAGGAGCTCGGACAGGAAGTATACGTAGTCGGTGACGCCACAAGGGCGCGCAGGGCGCTGGATGCGACTAAAGAAGCATATGCGGCGGCAATGCAGATCTAA